In the genome of Brachypodium distachyon strain Bd21 chromosome 3, Brachypodium_distachyon_v3.0, whole genome shotgun sequence, the window gaggctcccgaacgcgtgcccccgcctcgggtcgtggggcccactggacagcgccacacgggcgcgtggtgggcgcggaacgcgcggtcccaccaaggcaaggagtaaggtgcgtggctcagtaaacgagccgaccgacgggtagttacccgtcgggtcgaaggaacagtggttgtccaatcctaccctagggtcttaggcccctagcagcggaggtggcacccatgcatgccaccaactcaccagggagagtcgcatgcctccccgttggacacttgtagcccatgcaccgaggcacatgtggcatccccttgtgtataaaaggaggacccatgccaacggtctggGGGAGAGGGGTTTGGAcgggttagtcagttggtcagttagttggttcggacgaagctcgctcgatagatgcttagtggctccaATAGGCCGtgaacatttgatccgtaatcaataacagctcagacaggcaggacgtagggttttacacctccgggtggcccgaacctgggtaaaaatcgtgcgtacgtctgttcttggactagcgcgtacccctagcactttgcctcgccggccgtgccggcgatcatctggtctccaccccagacgcccctaccgaacctgaaagggggacgtggctgcacgcccccggtgtcggagcaccgagcgacgacaatTCTGCCATTTTACTCTATCATAGTGTTGTATTAGGACATGTCAACATGTAAAACCAAAAGACTACCACAAGTCATCTTAGAAATCTTCTCCATACGTGTGAGTTGCGAGTTTCCCCTCTAATTCCAGAACGTTCGTGCGGGTTAGTCcagtttgtgaaggaagtgcaacctgagatacttggattgtgttttaATTTTAACACCATATTTATATACCCTTTTTATTACATCATCTAAGATTTCACGTTCTATGGACCATTTGTCgtgtgatttgaggcatcGCCCTCTCCTGCAGGCCTCGTGGCATCTATggggtagcttttcaccaaaacttgtgttctcaTGTCACTTTACTCTCCCTTTGTGTTCTACTAGCACATGGGGACATGAAAACCAAAACGCTAGCCAAGTCCTCACAGAATTCTCCTCCGGCTGTCCGAATTGCGACTTTCCCCCTCTAATTCCGGAACCTTCATGCGGGTTAGTCCAGTTTGTGGAGGAAGTGCGACCTCAGatacttggattgtgtttATCTCTTAACATCATCTTTATATACccatttgatgacatcatccaagatttcaagttctctgGACCATTCGTCGTGTGATTTGGGGCATCGCCATGTCCTGCGAGCCTCGTGGTGTCTacggggtagcttttcaccaaacaTTGGTTTTCCGGATGTTTTGCTCTTACTTAGTGTTCTATTACCACATGGGtacatgtaaaacaaaaaaaatctaccccAAGCCCTCACAGAATTCTTCTCCCTCGCTCCGAATTGCGTGTGTTCCTCTCACTAGAGCTTGGGTTTTAATGTTCCTTAGTGTTTTGTTACTAGcatttcaccaaaacttgggTTTTCATGTCAGTTTACTCTATCATAGTGTTGTATTAGGACATGTCAGCATGTAATACTAAAAGGCTACCACAAGTCGTCTAAGAAATCTTCTTCATACGTGCGAGTTGCGAGTTTCCCCCTCTAATTCCAGAACATTCGTGCGAAAAATGTTACTTCAATCTTCCTTAGTGTTTTCATGTCACTTTAATCTTCCTCAGGGTTTTATTAGCACATGGGGACATGAAAAACAAACATCTACCCCATGGACCGACTAAATTATGTTCCGTCGGTCTGAATTGAGAATTTTGCCCTCAAGTGTGGAACATTCATGCCCATTCGATAGTATAGTTTGCACAGTAAGTGTCACATAAGGGCTATGGATTTGATTTTACCATTAACACACCCTTCATTTACATATACATGGCACACCATGCACAAGGGGAAAGCCGGAAAACCATTTGTTTCGTCATTTCGTGTGTCGATGAACCGATCGTAACCAATTCACTCACGGCCATGCAAATTTATGATTTGAGAAACTAAATTTTATAAGTGCAAATTGGGTTCAAtctaaacaacaatatatattgCTCTATGTGTTTACAATATGGTTGATTTAAAtcacaaccaaacaaaaaaggaaaaaaataacaagCTTTGCCGGCTGCTATTATTTGGGCCTTCGGCAAAGCAACCTTTGCTGGCAGCTATTTATCGGGGAAGCCGGCAAATAgtaattctttttttcccttcgGTTCAATTCGGACAGGGGACGCGgggaaaaaaatttgggcTTTGCCGGTGGTCTTTCCGCGTGGCCGTCGGCAAAGAgtaattacttttttttatttccttcgTTAAATTCGGACGGGGGAcgcggaaaaaaaatactttggGCTTTGTCGGCAGCCTTTTCTTGTGGCCACTGGCAAAGagtaatttcttttttttaatatcgTTCGCGCGCATCTAAATTTGAACGGCACGCGCGGGGAAAACGAATCACTTTGCCGGCGGCATTTTttggtggccgccggcaaagatagttttttttttcccgccAGCCGTTTCGCCCGCCGTTAACCTCGCACGCGGGCCCACATGCAGGGTTTCTTTGTCGTGGGCCGTCCTTTGCCGACGGCCTTCCGTAGGATTTGCCAGCGGCCCACCCTATGCTGTGGGTTTTTCCGCCAGCCCACAGCATATtagcttctttgccggcggcccgatagaaagccgccggcaacgaCACGTTTTCCGGTAGTGTTTAGTTAGGCTCGCTTGCTAAGGTGGACCATCCACAAAATATCCCGTATGCAAttatttattaatttatttttattcagAAGGGCATAAATAAATTAAGTTATATTGTCCGTGGATTTGTGTACGGAAAAGGCCACAATCATACTTAAAATTTGACCGGGCTCTTTCACTGATTTATTCACTCGCTCACTTACGGAGAAATGTGATGATGGCCATCGAGAGATAgacaaatgcaaaaaaaaaattaaaaaaatcccAAAGATATCTTATTCAACACATTCATGTCACATCAGAACACATACACAAACTCTAATTCCAAGTACATAAAAAATCACCAATTTGCAGTGCAAGCAACGACCAATTTGTGTCGATCAAAGTAAACCTTCGAAGCAACGACTACAATGCACCACACCTCAACTCACTCACAAAAGCCCGGCTCATCCAATGAAAACCTTACAAGGAACAACAAGCATCCTCGATCGACCCCCTCTCCCTTGCACTCCAAGCAACACCCAAAATCAACACGTAAATATATGTATAAGGTCACCAGACCTAATGAACTCGCCACacatgcatatttgaatttcggcataaaaaaaaagtccgtAAGTGCGTGCGTGTATGCATGGCATTTGTTGTCCTGGTGATGAGGCTAGCGCTATGTCTTGTGGAGGCAGCCACCCTGGTGCTCCTCCGGGGGCTGGCCctggtcgtcgtcgccgtggtGGACCTGGTCAGGCTGCCGGGGCAGGCGGCCGACGCGGCGCTCGAGGCGACCAAGGGCGCGCTCGCCGCGGCGGGAGGGTTCGTCGCCCGCCTGGCGTGggacgtggcggcggccgtcgtCTCGGCGTTCCTCCAGCTCCTCTGGAGCATGGTGGCCAGCGCGGCGTCGGCTGTCTCGGAGCTCGTGGAAGCGGcgcgggacggcggcgaggaggcggccaaGGCGGCCACGGAGGCGATGGAGGCCGCGGCGGATGCCGTTGCCGGGATGGTGCTCAAGATGGGGGCCAGCTATATGGATGCTCTGGTGCACGCCTTTGAAAACCTCATCTGATACGATCGATTGAGAGATGATGCGTTTCAGGCAACTCATGCATGTTCTGTAATCTGTACATTGGTGTAGAACTGTAGATGCATTTTTTCTTTGACTTGCAGGACTTTATTGAGGATGCAAATAATTCGTGTTTTTGGCGTCAACTATTTGCGGGTTGACAAGATATAGCTGGTGCTAGGGGTGGGCGTTCGGTTTTAACCGAGaattcggttcggttttttCGGTCTTCCAACCCGGTGCACACATATTTTCGATGAAATCTCGTCAAGAGGGCAGGGTGCTTCTGCATACAAACGGATGAAATATCTTCTAATTTTCAGTCGCAGCTCGCGGGCGGTGCGTCCTTCCTACAGAATCCACCTACACGGCCCCACCCCACCGGATCATCCCCCAACAAGTATTTGTCCTGATAACCGCAGCTCGCCATGTTCTACCagatttctgtttttttttttgaaagg includes:
- the LOC100844698 gene encoding uncharacterized protein LOC100844698; the protein is MAFVVLVMRLALCLVEAATLVLLRGLALVVVAVVDLVRLPGQAADAALEATKGALAAAGGFVARLAWDVAAAVVSAFLQLLWSMVASAASAVSELVEAARDGGEEAAKAATEAMEAAADAVAGMVLKMGASYMDALVHAFENLI